Proteins encoded together in one Amblyomma americanum isolate KBUSLIRL-KWMA chromosome 1, ASM5285725v1, whole genome shotgun sequence window:
- the LOC144114051 gene encoding cilia- and flagella-associated protein 20-like isoform X2 encodes MFKNTFQSGFLSILYSIGSKPLQIWDKKVRNGHIKRITDNDIQSFVLEILGTNVSTTFITCPADPRKTLGIRLPYLIMIIKNMKKYFTFEVQILDDKNVRRRFRASNFQSTTRVKPFICTMPMRLDEGWNQIQFNLADFTRRAYGTGYVETLRMQSFAAL; translated from the exons TCAATACTGTACAGCATTGGAAGCAAGCCGCTTCAAATCTGGGATAAGAAG GTTAGAAATGGCCACATCAAAAGGATCACTGACAACGACATCCAGTCCTTTGTGCTTGAGATTCTCGGCACAAATGTGAG CACGACTTTCATCACGTGTCCCGCTGATCCTAGAAAGACTCTGGGCATCCGGCTTCCCTACCTCATCATGATTATCAAGAATATGAAGAAATATTTTACGTTTGAAGTACAG ATTCTAGATGACAAGAATGTCCGTCGGCGTTTCCGCGCTAGCAACTTCCAAAGCACAACAAGGGTGAAGCCTTTCATATGCACGATGCCCATGCGCCTGGATGAAGGCTGGAACCAGATTCAGTTCAACCTAGCAGATTTCACACGCCGTGCCTATGGAACAGGCTACGTGGAAACATTGCGAATGCAG TCTTTTGCAGCACTGTAA
- the LOC144114051 gene encoding cilia- and flagella-associated protein 20-like isoform X1, with the protein MFKNTFQSGFLSILYSIGSKPLQIWDKKVRNGHIKRITDNDIQSFVLEILGTNVSTTFITCPADPRKTLGIRLPYLIMIIKNMKKYFTFEVQILDDKNVRRRFRASNFQSTTRVKPFICTMPMRLDEGWNQIQFNLADFTRRAYGTGYVETLRMQIHANCRIRRVYFADRLYSEDELPAEFKLYLPVQARAKV; encoded by the exons TCAATACTGTACAGCATTGGAAGCAAGCCGCTTCAAATCTGGGATAAGAAG GTTAGAAATGGCCACATCAAAAGGATCACTGACAACGACATCCAGTCCTTTGTGCTTGAGATTCTCGGCACAAATGTGAG CACGACTTTCATCACGTGTCCCGCTGATCCTAGAAAGACTCTGGGCATCCGGCTTCCCTACCTCATCATGATTATCAAGAATATGAAGAAATATTTTACGTTTGAAGTACAG ATTCTAGATGACAAGAATGTCCGTCGGCGTTTCCGCGCTAGCAACTTCCAAAGCACAACAAGGGTGAAGCCTTTCATATGCACGATGCCCATGCGCCTGGATGAAGGCTGGAACCAGATTCAGTTCAACCTAGCAGATTTCACACGCCGTGCCTATGGAACAGGCTACGTGGAAACATTGCGAATGCAG ATACATGCAAACTGCCGCATTCGGCGAGTGTACTTTGCAGACCGCCTGTATTCTGAAGATGAGTTGCCTGCAGAGTTCAAGCTGTACCTACCAGTTCAAGCCAGGGCTAAAGTTTGA